DNA sequence from the Thalassotalea sp. 273M-4 genome:
ATGAACTAAGGCTGCATTTGTTACAAATAAACAGCGCTTAGATGAACGTGGTTTTCACCACCAAGCAAGCTCGATAAACTTTTAACTGGCAAAATGTCAACATAAGATTAGCGAGCTTTAAATTCCTAGACTGATACTGTTAGCTTTTTCAGCTGGTTTTCCCTGTTGGGCTAGCTTATCGCCAATGGTAGTACTTAAACTTTTTACGCATTTTAAGTTTGCGGATAATATTCCAAGGCTTGGCTTTTAAATGCGCAGTCCCTCGACTAATTAAATCATCAATGGCTTCAACCACTCGTTTGCTCGATTGACCATCTTTGTAAGGGTGGATGCTGCTACAGTGCTGATCAATGAGTGACAGTAGCTTAGGGTCATTACTTAATGCATATTCAATCTTTTCTTCTAGATGTTCAGGGCTTGAGAAGTTAATCATCCAATCTTCTGGTCTACGGTTGTTCAAAGCAACCACTGGCTTTGCCTGCAGGGCAAATTCAGCCAAGATAGATGAGGTATCTGAAACTAATACATCTGCTGCTTGCAATAGAGGAATGACATTGCTGGTTTCAATAAATCGAACATTTTGCTGGCGCTGAGCCAAAGCTTTAAACATCGCTATTTCGTCTGTCTTAGCTTTTGGGTGTAGCTTAATCAGCCATTGCCATGGGTGTTTTTTAGCCAGTGATTCAATATGAGGAAGCAACGCATAGGTGCTGGTTAATTTCGGTGAAAACGTTGGTGCATATAATATGGTAGGTGATGCACTTTGATATTTATCGGTGTCAGCATGCAAAGTAAAAAGAGGGTCTAATTTAGACCAACCGGTTTCGACAACTTCACAAGTACCATCATTTATGTTGTTAAATGCATTAGTGATATTCGGGCCTTGGGTGCAATAAAGGTCGAAAAAACCACGAATATTAAATTTGTTTTTCTTACCAGAATCAAAGCCATGAAAAACTTGAACTTTAATTCCTGGGAAAAAGTCAGGAATATAATTGCCAGGAACAAGCACGGCATCGGCCTGATATGCTTTAACTTCAGCAATGGTTCTAAAAAGTCGATCGGTTGTTTCACTGAACGCGGCCGCTTCTGAATGTTGAGGTATAAACCAAGCAACCTGATGTCCTCGTTGTTTTAAAACCTGTTCAATGGGACGAAGGACATTAAAGGAATACGACAAAGTAACGTAAAAAAGGTACTTATTAATTTTAGGCTGTTGCATGTTCATAAGTTTTGTAGTGATGATAAGACGTGATCAAAATTAATGACTGTTATTCTAACATTTTATTTTAGAGGGGAAATAAAAATAACGATGGGAGTTTCATTTAATAGATAGGCTATTAATTATACAAGGAATTGATTTGTGTTCTAAACTGCTAAAAGTAGACCTCTTTTATACCTAAATACTCAATATAACATCAACTGTTATTAGGCTATCTTTATGAATTCTAAAAACCTTCTATTACCCATTCGATTTTACCTGCTTTTTGCCTTTACCCTTTTAATCTTATCAACTCTGGCTCAAGCGCAAGATTCATCACCATCTGAAACACAGAACAACGATCAAAAGCAAACCGAAATGGCTTCGTTGAGTAAAGAAATCAACGAATCTACAGAAGAAATAAAGGAATTATCGCTTGCCCTAAAATCGGCGACAGGTGAGGAGTATGATGCTATTCAACTTCGACTCTACCAAAAAAATATGGCATTAAGAGCCAGTATTGAAACCGCCATTGATGAGGAAGTTTTTGAACCCAAAGTTTTACAACAAATGGTTAAGGGCCAAGCGAATTATACCGAACGAGCGATGACATACATAGAAGGTAAGTTTCTTGAGAAGGTCAATGAAATCAATACAGCAGAGCTCGATGCTAAGTTATCTTTATTGCCTGGTTATAAAGAGTTGCATGAATTTTTTGATCTGATGTATCGTTGGAGTTGGCAAAATGAGCAGTGGCGTCAAAAACTGGGAATAGCAAAACCCAAAACCGTTGAGGTTTTAAAAGAAAAATACGAAATTCGTATGGACTTGGTGTCGGCATCTATTGACTATTTAATGCAGCAACAAAAAACCGTTTCGACGCAATTATCGCAAAGTCCAGAGTCAGAAAAGGCGAGTTTTCAATTGCAAAAATTGATCAACGATCAGCGATTAGATATTGCCGTAAACAGTTTACGTCAACTAAGCTCAGACGCCGCTGAAATGGGGATGAAAACGGCAGAATATCGTCAGCTTATTTTTAAAGCGACAGGGAGTATTACGCACGATTTACTCGACTTTGAAGTCCTTTGGGGCATATTAGTAAGCGCCTCTAAAAGTGTGTTCAACTGGTTAAGTGAGAACGCAGCGGATGTATTTTTTAAAATACTGATATTTATCTTAGTTTTATTTATTGCCCACCCAGTGGCCAAATTAACTCGACGGGTGGTTGGTAAAACCGTTGCATCTAAGAATTTAAATTTCTCTCAATTGATGCAAGACTTTTTTATATCCATATCGAGTAAGACCGTTTGGGTGATTGCGATTCTCATCGGCTTATCTCAAATTGGCATCAACTTAGCCCCAGTTCTAACCGGTTTTGGTATCGCTGGTGTGATTATTGGTTTGGCCTTGCAAGACAGTCTTTCTAATTTGGCCGCCGGTATGATGTTACTCATTTATCGTCCATTTGATGTTGGTGATTTTGTTCATGCCGGTGGCGTTGATGGCAAAGTTAATAAAATGAGCTTAGTAAATACCACGATCAGAACCTTTGATAATCAAATCATTATTGTGCCGAATAATAAAATCTGGGGTGATGTAATAAAAAATGTTACCCATGAGCGAACTCGACGAGTCGATATGGTCTTTGGTATTGGTTACAACGATGATTTACTCAAAGCTGAGCAGATTTTAATCGATATCGCGACGTCACATCCAGCGGTATTACCTGTACCGGAAACTATGGTGAAATTACATACATTAAATACTTCCTCTGTTGATTTTATTGTCCGTCCATGGGTTAAAACCGATGACTACTGGGATGTTTATTGGGATGTCACCAAAGAAGTAAAACTTAGGTTTGACAGAGAAGGGATCTCAATCCCATTTCCGCAACAAGATGTGCATTTGCACATGGTGAAGGGGAATAAAGAGAATGATCAATTAAAACGTATTAGGCTAAGTGATGAGCCTAAGTTAGATAAAAATGAGCAGCAGCAAAACGATGAAAAAAGCTAAACACTCAAAATTTCAGAGTGTCTAGCTTATGATATATATGAAAATTTATTTTCGTTTTTTAAACTGGTCGTTACTAAAACGAGTCAACCCAGGTTGACTCTTGTTCGAACCCCGTTTGCCTTTAGACATCGGCCTTTGTTGACCTGGAGATGTTTTACGTCCACTGGCATTATTTTTACCTTTCTTAAACGCCATACTCTTTTCTGCTCGGGTTTCAGCGGGTACTAAACAACCCGGACCACTGCCAATCAATTTTCTAGCCAGTCCCATCTTAGTGATCGCTTCGCGAATGATCGGCCAATTTACCGGATCGTGGTATCGTAAAATGGCTTTATGCAAACGTCTTTGGATTGTGCCTTTGGGCACTGGAACCGAAGCATTATCTTTACGGATTTTATTTAACGAGTCCATTTCTGTATGGTAAATCGTTGTCGCATTAGCAAGCGGTGACGGATAAAAATTCTGCACCTGATCCAGTTTAAAGTCATTGCTTTTTAGCCATAATGCTAAGTTAATCATGTCTTTATTTGTGGTGCCTGGATGGGCCGAAATAAAATATGGGATCAAATATTGTTTTTTACCGGCAACTTTTGAGTAATGGTCAAACATCTCTTTAAACTTGTGATACGAACCCATGCCGGGCTTCATCATTTTCGCCAATGGCCCTTCTTCGGTGTGCTCGGGTGCGATTTTTAAATAACCACCCACATGATGCGTTGCCAATTCTTTCACGTAGTCTGGATCACGAATCGCTAAGTCATAGCGTACCCCTGAGGCAATTAATACTTTTTTAATCCCCTTAACTTTTCGAGCCTTACGATAAAGTTCAATCGTTGGGGTATGGTCGGTATCCATATGACCACAAATATCTGGCCAAACACAACTTGGTCGACGACACGTCGCTTCTGCTTTTGGGCTTTTACAACGTAATTGATACATGTTCGCTGTTGGTCCACCAAGATCGGAAATAACACCAGTAAAACCAGGTACTTTGGCCTTAATATCTTCAATTTCGTCAATGATAGATTGCTGCGAACGAGATTGAATAATGCGTCCTTCGTGCTCGGTTATTGAACAAAATGAACAACCACCAAAACAACCACGCATAATATTAATCGAGGTTTTGATCATGTCATACGCGGGAATTTTTGCATCGCCATAACTTGGGTGTGGTACCCGAGCATAGGGTAAACCAAACACCCCATCCATTTCTTTTTCACTCAGTGGAATCGCTGGCGGATTTAACCAGATACTGCGATCGCCATGGCTTTGCATTAAAGCTCTGGCACTGGCTGGGTTAACTTCTTGATGAAAAATTCTCGAAGCATGGGCATAGAGTACTTTGTTATTCGATACTTGCTCAAAACTTGGTAATTTAACGTAGGTTTTTTCCCAAGGCTTGAATCTTTTGCTCCAGCTTTTATTTTGATAATCACTGATTTGAATCGGTACAGCCTCTTTACTAACGTCGACGCTATTATCTTGCTCATCGGTTGATTGCTCACAGGTTGAAGCTGTAATTTCTTGATATGGGCTAACAATCGGGTCAATTTTACCTGGACGGTCAATACTGCGCGAGTCAACACCACGCCAACCTGGCAAGGCTGTTTTGGTAATAAATGCGGTACCATGGACATCTTTAATCTCAGTTACGTTTTCACCGCGCGCTATTCTATGCGCCACTTCAACGAGCGGACGTTCAGCATTACCATAAATTAAGATATCGGCTTTGGCGTCAAACAACACACTGCGTCGAACTTTATCAGACCAATAATCATAATGGGCTATTCGGCGAAGACTGGCTTCAATACCACCAATAACAACTGGCACATCTTTGTAGGCTTCTTTACAACGTTGGCTGTAAACTAACACCGCTCGATCTGGGCGTTTGCCACCTTCGTTGTTAGGGGTATAGGCGTCATCGTGGCGAATTCGCCGTTCAGCAGTATAGCGGTTAATCATCGAGTCCATGTTACCCGCTGTTACCCCATAAAATAGATTGGGCTTGCCCAATGTCATAAAAGCATCTTTAGAATGCCAATCTGGCTGGCTTATGATACCAACACGAAAACCTTGTGATTCCAGCATCCGGCCAATAATTGCCATACCAAAACTTGGGTGATCAACATAGGCGTCGCCGGTCACTAGAATGATGTCACAACTGTCCCAACCGAGTGCATCCATTTCCTTTTTAGACATGGGAAAGAATGGGGCAGAGCCATAACATTCAGCCCAGTATTTGGGATAATCAAATAATTCTGTTTTTGGTAATGGGATCATAGATTGGGATAACTCTTATTTGTAAATGGTTGCCAAAGGCGTATCGGGGGCGATTATAGCAAACTTATTGGTAAAGAAAGTTGAAATATTTGTGTGAAATTTGCACAACCGGGCATTTTGTTGGCTTAGTTGCTTTCTTTTTACCCGACTCAAGTTGCCATTAGGAACCAATGTTTGGTTAAATACAGTATCTTTTTAAAAAGTGAATAATAATATGAAATATTCGTTACTAGTGGCTTCCGTCACTTTCCTCTTAAGCGGCTGTGCGGCCAATGACATTTCCAAAGGCAATACGGTTACGCCTAATACCCCGTTAAGCGCGCCAGTTCAGGGGGAAAAACCGACTCACCCAGATCACACCAAAGTGATCACTTTGGAAAAAATCATGTCTGATCCTGACTGGATCGCACGTTCTCCGATGAGTTGGTATTGGGGCGACGACGCCAATACGGTTTACTATATGCAAAAGCGCAAAGGAAACCCGCTTCAAGATCTCATCGAAAAGAGATTAATGAGCCAAGGTAATGGTGATAAAGTTGCGTTAAACGAACTTCATCTTCGTTCTGATCGTAATGCTGTTCTAAGTGCTGACGGCACCAAAGAGTTATATACCTTTAAAGGCAACGTGTTTTTAAAAGACTTGGTAACAGCTAACGTTACCCAGCTTACATACACCACAGCCCAAGAAAGCCAAGCAATGTTTTTGTCTAATGGCCATGTTGCTTATCGTGTAGGTAATATTTTTTATCAATTTGATACCCTAAACAATCAAATTCGTGAACTGGCAAATCTTAAAACCAGTAACACACCTGGTGTTGCTCGTGAAGAGCAAAGCTATATCTCTAAAGAACAACACAAACTGATTGACTACATTGCATTACAAAAGCGTAATTCTGATTTAAAGGCTAAGCAAAACAGCCAATTAATGAGTGAAAATGACACTATTGCAACGTCAGTATTTTACTTTGGGGAAGGTAAACGTATTGCCAATGCCGAATTATCTCCCAATGGTAAAATGATGGTTGTGAGCGTGGCAAAAGATGAACCTTGGAGTAATAAAGGCGATATTATGCCAAATTACATTACTTCAGAAGCCACCATCGATGCACAGCAAGTACGTCGTCGCGTATCAGATAACCGCAAATACTCTGAACAAGTTTACCTACTTGATTTAGAAAATGACGCCCAATACTTGTTGTCATACGACACTTTACCTGGCTTTGATGAAGATGTGTTGGCTAAGGTTCGCCAAGAGAACTATGCTCGCGAAGGTAAAACCTACGAGTCGAAAAAGTCGCCTCGTAATATTTACATGATGAACAACATTGAATGGCATAACGACTCAAAACAAGTCGCCGTTATGTTACGCGCATGGGATAACAAAGATCGTTGGATTGCAACCATTGACTTTGAAAACAAAGCGTTTGTTAATCAGCATCGCCTGCACGATGACGCTTGGATTAATTGGTCGTTTAACAGTTACGGCTGGATGAATAACAGCGAAACTCTGTATTACTTATCAGAAGAGAGTGGTTATTCGCATTTATATGTAAAACCTGTTAATGGCAAAGCAAAAGCGTTAACTCAAGGTCAATATGAAGTGCGCGATCTGACCTTAACCAAAGATGACACTAAGTTTTATTTTCAAGGTAACAAAAAGCATCCTGGCATTTATGAAATCTACTCTGTTGCTGTAAATGACGCCAAGCTGACTCAATTAACTGATTTAGGCGGCAAAAATGACTATGCCTTATCGCCTGATGAGAACAAGTTATTAATTGAACACTCTACCACTACAATGCCACCAGAGCTTTATGTGCAAGATGCAAAAGCTGGCGCCAGTGCAACTCGTATTACCCAGACGGTGTCTGCGGAGTTTCTATCTATGCCTTGGGTTGCGCCAACGGTGGTTGAGGTACCTTCATCGCATACCAAACAAGGTATTTTTTCTCGTGTTTATCAAGGTGAACAAGCATCGGCTAGCGAAAAAAGTAAAGCGGTGATGTTTGTGCACGGTGCGGGTTACTTACAAAACTCGCACTTAGGTTGGTCAGGATATTTCCGTGAATTTATGTTCCATTCACTTTTGGTACAAGAAGGTTACACGGTTATCGATATGGACTATCGCGCATCTGCTGGTTACGGACGTGATTGGCGCACTGCAATTTACCGTCACATGGGTAAGCCAGAGCTTGAAGACATGCTTGATGGCGTTGACTGGTTAGTTGAAAACGCCAATGTTGATCGTGAACGAGTTGGTGTTTACGGTGGCTCTTACGGTGGTTTTATGACGTTAATGGCGCTATTTAAAGAGCCAGAAGTATTCCAATCGGGATCAGCGCTGCGTTTAGTCGCAGATTGGACATCGTACAATCATGGCTATACCTCAAATATTTTGAACACACCTGAAGATGATAAAATTGCGTTTGAGCGCAGCTCGCCAATTTACTTTGCCGAAGGTTTGAGCAAACCTCTTTTGATCAATGCGCCAATGGTGGATGACAACGTATTCTTCCAAGATACCGTAAGACTTGTTCAGCGTTTAATTGAGCTTGAAAAGCAAGACTTTGAAACCGCCATTTACCCAGTTGAACCACATGGTTTTGTGCAGCCAAGCAGCTGGCTAGACGAATATCGTCGTATTTTCAAATTGTTTGAAAATACGCTTTAACCGTTGCTTCACTGCCGGTGTTATATCGACATGTGTTAGATAACCTATAAAATCGAAAGCTAGACAAAGGGATCTTTAACAGGTCCCTTTTTTATTCGCCCTTTGGCCTTAACAATATGGTTAAGGAGTCACTCGTTTGAAGAATGATTAAGTTGAAAAGTGAGTATTTATACGATTTTGTTTGACCTTATTAAATAAAGCCAAAACTATGGTAAATAGCAGGCCACCTAAAGCGCCCCACATATGAGCGTCAATGGCGACGTTAGCGTTAATTAAGACTTCCACATCGGCGCTGGCGCCATAAATTTGCTCATAAATGACCTTTACCCAAACGCCAATAAACAATAAATATCCCGAGCGCCAACCTTTTTGTATATCGCATATCGCGCCCCACACAAATAAACCGTGTAAAACGCCAGATAAGCCGACATAGCGAACAATATCAGGGCTATAAAAGTAAATCCCCAAAGCGCAAACCAGGGCAGAGGTCAGTAGGGCCAGAAAATAATGCAAATGACTGTAATGATCGCCATGCAATGCCCAAAGCATGGTTAAACCGGCTAAATTCAACAGTAAATGATTAAAATTGGTATGAACAAAATGCGCTGTAAAGAGACGCCATAGTTCAGCGCTATTGACCAGATTTTTGTCGTAAATAAGCCCACTTTCAAAGTAGGGCGCAAACAGGTACACCAGCAGAGATAAGGATAAAACAATAAGCGGTAACACGAGTGCTTGCCTAGAAATGGGTAATGACAACTTCAACATAAAAGGAATTCAACTTATACTGTGTGTTCTTTTTTCTCTTAAACGAGTATTGATATACAAATGAGCAGACAGTATTGCACAAGGTGTGAACGACCGCTAGTCACATGCATTTGCCAATTCGCTTGTCAGGTTAAAAATCAGGTAGAGGTTTGGTTTTTACAACACCCTTCTGAAGTGAATAAAGTAAAGGGGACGGCGAAATTAGCCAGCCTTTGTCTTGATAAGTGTAAAATCATCGTCGGTGAAAACTTTAGTCATAACCCCGAATTAAACGCAAAAATTGACGACCCCAATACCAACGTGGTTTTATTGTATCCAGATGACGAGGCGCTAAAGGTTAGTCCAATGGACGTGCCAACGCAACAACAAACCTTGCTGTTGATTCTCGATGGTACGTGGAAAAAAGCCTATAAAATGTTTCAACTTTCGAGCAATTTACATAATTTGGCGAAATTAACATTAGCAAGTGATATTACCAGTGAATATATTATTCGCAAACACCATAAAGCAACCGATGTATCTAGCTTTGAAGCCACCGTTCATGCGTTGACAGCACTTGAAAACAGCCAACAAAAATATGCGCCAATGCACGATAGTTTTGCATTATTTAACCAATTTCAATTAACATTGAGCAAGCAACATTCACCTTAGATGTGGCTTGACCACGTTAAGTTTACTAACACCTTAAATTTTTAAAGTACGTATCCAGTACATTACATAGGGATTTGCCAGAGTATGTTTGTATCTTCCCCAGTGACATATCGATTAATCATCATTAGTTTTGCTGTTTTACTGACCGCTTGTTCTGTTTTAAGTGACAAAAACAAAGTACAAAGGGAAATAAGAGAGCCTGAAGCCGCGACCGGTTTACAACAAGCAAAAGCGAAAGTTGGTGAAAGGTTTTTAGTGGCAGCAGCTAACCCATACGCCAGTGAAGCCGGACGACAAATATTAGCTCGCGGTGGTAGCGCAATTGATGCAGCAATTGCCGTGCAACTTACCTTAACATTGGTTGAACCTCAATCCTCTGGCATTGGTGGAGGCGCATTTTTACTTTATTACGACAATAAACATAATCACCTAACCACATTTGATGGACGCGAACAGGCACCGGCAAAGGCTAACCAAAACCTTTTTTTAAAGCCCGATGGAACCCCCGTTAAATGGATTGATGCCGTTGTTGGTGGTCGAAGTGTCGGCGTTCCTGGGGTGTTAAAAGCGTTAGAGCAAGCGCATAAAAAATATGGCACATTGCCATGGCAAAGCCTATTTGACTACCCCATAAAGTTGGCCACAGAAGGTTTTGTGGTATCACCTAGATTGGCAAAATTAATCGCTATGTCCTTTAACCCAGGGGTGAAAAAGTTAAAACCTGCAGCTGATTATTTCTTTCCGAATGGTGAAGCACTTAAAGCGGGAACCTTGTTGAAAAATCCTGAACTTGCTCGGGTTTATCAAGCGATTGCGCTTCAAGGGAGTAAGGTTTTTTATACTGGTTGGATAGCCAAAGACATTGTTCAAGCTGTGCAAAATACCAGCATCGCGCCAGGGGTTTTATCATTGGAAGATATGGCGAATTACCAAGCACGAGAAGTTGCACCTGTATGTGGTGCGTATCGACTTTATCAAGTGTGTGGGATGGCTCCACCTAGCTCTGGTGGTGTTGCAGTGTTGCAAATATTAAAACAATTAGAACCATATAACCTAGCAAGCTTTGCTTCAAATGACTTGCAATCGGTCCATTTGTTTACTCAGAGCTCACGTTTAGCCTTTGCTGATAGAGCCAGGTATCTTGCAGATCCGACGTTTGTTGATGTTCCTGTCGGTCAGTTACTAAATCCGCAGTACCTAAATTTTCGATCTGGCTTAATAAAACCAAATGCCGATATGGGGGAGGCCGTTGCAGGTGAGTTTGCTCATGTCATCGCGCAAGCGGATGATGATGCCATTGAAATGCCATCAACTTCACACATTTCCATTGTCGATGCTAACTCAAATGCTGTTTCAATGACGACCTCGATAGAAATGGCTTTTGGCTCAGCGGTTTTGGTCAACGGCTTTTTGCTCAACAACCAGTTAACCGATTTTTCTTTAAACCCAGTAAAAGACGGTAAAGTCGTGGCTAATGCGTTAGCACCTCATAAACGCCCACGCAGCTCAATGGCGCCAACGATGGTATTTAATTCTGACGGTAGTTTACGCTTAGTGATAGGTTCACCAGGTGGCAGTCGAATTATCAATTACGTAGCTCAAACGATTATTGCTGTGCTGGATTGGCAATTGGATATCCAAACGGCGATAAACTTACCTAAAATGACCAATCGCAATAAAGTAACCACCTTAGAAAAGGGTACGGCGTTAGTTGATTTAGCGCCTAAGTTAGAAGATATGGGACATAAAGTATCAATTCGAGACTTAAACAGTGGTATTCATGCCATAGAAGTCGTTGACGACAAATTGATAGGTGGTGCCGATCCAAGACGAGAAGGTAAGGTTCTCGGTCAATAAAATGACCTGGTGTGCAAACCCAAAGTCTATCATTTAAAATGATTAGATTTTGGGTTTAAAACGGCAAATATGATTTAAGCAAATTCTCTGATCACCACTCTATTGCGCCCTTGTCCTTTGGCGTTGTATAAGGCAACATCCGCTTCTTTAAAGCAATCTTCAATATTCATAGACGTTAACTTACTCACCCCAAAACTGCAGGTAATGGGAGCAATAAAGTGTTTATGTTGAGCAATGATCGAACACAACTTATTGGCAATGTTTATGGCGATCTGTTCACTGGTGTTTTCACAAATGAGGGCAAATTCTTCTCCCCCCCAACGCACAAGATGGTCGGACTCTCGGGTATGTGATTGGATCAGTTTGACTAAATTAATCAAAATATCATCACCCGCGTCATGACCTAAGGTGTCATTCACTCTTTTGAAATAATCAATATCTAGCATGATCAAAGAGCAAGGAATATCGCTATCTTGCTGATGAAGTATTCTATCTAAGATGTCTCGTACACCGGCTCTATTGTAGGCGCCCGTTAATGGGTCAACTTTTGCTAGGGTTTCAAATTTATCTTTTTCGATTTTTAATATTCGATTGATCTGATTGAGCTCATTGGCTTTTTGTGTGCTGACATTAAGTTTTTTACGCAGCTTAAGGGTGCTGATGAAAAAATTAATTATGATGATAAAACACCAAAGCAGAATGAGTGACAAATATAACTGCTCTTTTGATATCCATTTACCTTTTAGCGATACCGAACTTACTTCAATGATTTCTTCGCGTTCACTGGTGTTATCGCCACTGGAAATTTGGACATGGGTCACATTATTCAATTTTGCTTCACTGTTACCATCGGCGCGTTCGCCATTGGAAAATAACCACCAAGAAGGCACTGAAAAACTGTTTAAATCTAATGAATACAATTTTGTATTTGAGCCAGGGTAAATGGTACGGGCATTTGAACGTTTAAATTTGTTGCCGTTGGTATCGAACTCTTCATTAAGCAAGTACAAGATAATGGTATCTTTACTTGAAGACGTCATCGACAGTTCAACATCTAGGCTGTCATAACGAGTCAAATCCATACCCTTACCAGAAGGTTGTAGTGGCATTAAATAACCACAAAAGGCGAAGGTGTTTTGCGACCGTTTGAGTTCACATTGAAGTTCAACCTTAGAGTCCCGTATATTGGTTTTACCCGTGGAATTACCATCGTTTATACTGTCGTTCCAGTTAACGATTTTGACATCTTGAGCGGGGAATATTTGTAAAGATTTATTCATCCCAAAATTCTGCCAAAATATCAAGGATATTGACACTAAGGCTAAGGCGGGAAAAAGGTGTTCAGGGGTGAATGCTTTTCTCATAACCGTATACTACTTACATGGTTAAAGTCTTTATTTATATTTATTATGAATTTACTAGCATAAGGGATGTAACATTAAGTTACAATATTTTAATATTGAGATAAAACAAAAAAGCCTCCTAAAGGAGGCTTCTATTATGTCACAGCGATGTAATTATTGGTTTAATTGCGCATCGGTAAAGGTATCTGCAAACAAAGGACTAGAGAGATATCGCTCGGCTGAACTGGCTAAAATAACGACGATATTTTTATTAGCATTTTCAGGCTTCTCAGCAATACGTTTAGCGGCAACAATGGCCGCACCAGATGAAATTCCGGCTAATATCCCTTCTTCTTTCATTAACCTATGTGCCATCGCCATGGCATCGTCATTAGATACCCGTTCAACGCCATCAACCAGTGACAAATCGAGATTGCCAGGAATAAACCCAGCACCAATACCCTGAATTTTATGGGGGCCTGGGGTGAGCTCTTCACCAGCAAGGGCTTGACCGATAATTGGTGAATCTTCAGGCTCTACGGCGATGGTTTGAATGGCTTTGCCTTGCGTCTTTTTAATGTATCTTGAAACCCCGGTTAAGGTGC
Encoded proteins:
- a CDS encoding GGDEF domain-containing protein, yielding MRKAFTPEHLFPALALVSISLIFWQNFGMNKSLQIFPAQDVKIVNWNDSINDGNSTGKTNIRDSKVELQCELKRSQNTFAFCGYLMPLQPSGKGMDLTRYDSLDVELSMTSSSKDTIILYLLNEEFDTNGNKFKRSNARTIYPGSNTKLYSLDLNSFSVPSWWLFSNGERADGNSEAKLNNVTHVQISSGDNTSEREEIIEVSSVSLKGKWISKEQLYLSLILLWCFIIIINFFISTLKLRKKLNVSTQKANELNQINRILKIEKDKFETLAKVDPLTGAYNRAGVRDILDRILHQQDSDIPCSLIMLDIDYFKRVNDTLGHDAGDDILINLVKLIQSHTRESDHLVRWGGEEFALICENTSEQIAINIANKLCSIIAQHKHFIAPITCSFGVSKLTSMNIEDCFKEADVALYNAKGQGRNRVVIREFA
- a CDS encoding tRNA-uridine aminocarboxypropyltransferase — its product is MSRQYCTRCERPLVTCICQFACQVKNQVEVWFLQHPSEVNKVKGTAKLASLCLDKCKIIVGENFSHNPELNAKIDDPNTNVVLLYPDDEALKVSPMDVPTQQQTLLLILDGTWKKAYKMFQLSSNLHNLAKLTLASDITSEYIIRKHHKATDVSSFEATVHALTALENSQQKYAPMHDSFALFNQFQLTLSKQHSP
- the ggt gene encoding gamma-glutamyltransferase, yielding MFVSSPVTYRLIIISFAVLLTACSVLSDKNKVQREIREPEAATGLQQAKAKVGERFLVAAANPYASEAGRQILARGGSAIDAAIAVQLTLTLVEPQSSGIGGGAFLLYYDNKHNHLTTFDGREQAPAKANQNLFLKPDGTPVKWIDAVVGGRSVGVPGVLKALEQAHKKYGTLPWQSLFDYPIKLATEGFVVSPRLAKLIAMSFNPGVKKLKPAADYFFPNGEALKAGTLLKNPELARVYQAIALQGSKVFYTGWIAKDIVQAVQNTSIAPGVLSLEDMANYQAREVAPVCGAYRLYQVCGMAPPSSGGVAVLQILKQLEPYNLASFASNDLQSVHLFTQSSRLAFADRARYLADPTFVDVPVGQLLNPQYLNFRSGLIKPNADMGEAVAGEFAHVIAQADDDAIEMPSTSHISIVDANSNAVSMTTSIEMAFGSAVLVNGFLLNNQLTDFSLNPVKDGKVVANALAPHKRPRSSMAPTMVFNSDGSLRLVIGSPGGSRIINYVAQTIIAVLDWQLDIQTAINLPKMTNRNKVTTLEKGTALVDLAPKLEDMGHKVSIRDLNSGIHAIEVVDDKLIGGADPRREGKVLGQ
- the rrtA gene encoding rhombosortase: MLKLSLPISRQALVLPLIVLSLSLLVYLFAPYFESGLIYDKNLVNSAELWRLFTAHFVHTNFNHLLLNLAGLTMLWALHGDHYSHLHYFLALLTSALVCALGIYFYSPDIVRYVGLSGVLHGLFVWGAICDIQKGWRSGYLLFIGVWVKVIYEQIYGASADVEVLINANVAIDAHMWGALGGLLFTIVLALFNKVKQNRINTHFST